In one window of Camelina sativa cultivar DH55 chromosome 15, Cs, whole genome shotgun sequence DNA:
- the LOC104745572 gene encoding enhancer of mRNA-decapping protein 4-like isoform X2 — MASSPGNTNPHNPPPPFDLSTIFKPSSNPYPAPPSSYPPPAGPFLHSQYNQQLYAPPSTSPQPSPVTLTQQDVSSSSSAATNLLPQRTLSYPTPPLNPQSPRVNHNPGTHILALLNNNNGGAVANQEPPHQFPVVNHNEMARSFPGGSGPIRVPSCKLPKGRRLVGEHAVYDVDVRLQGEIQPQLEVTPITKYGSDPQLVVGRQIAVNKVYICYGLKGGNIRVLNIHSALRSLFRGHSQRVTDMAFFAEDVDLLASVSLDGKVFVWKISEGSERDDQPQITGKIVCALQILGEQDTKHPRVCWHCHKQEILVVSIGKHVLRIDTTKVGRGEVFSAEAPLQCPLDKLIDGVQIVGKHDGEVTDLSMCQWMTTRLVSSSVDGTVKIWQDNKAQPLVVLRPHDGHPVSSATFVTSPERPDHIILITGGPLNREMKIWVSAGEEGWLLPADAESWRCTQTLELKSSTEPRAEEAFFNQVIALSEAGLLLLANAKRNALYAVHLDYGYSPVDSRMDYLSEFTVTMPILSFIGTNDPPEEPIVKVYCVQTLAIQQYTLDLCLCLPPPTENVGFEKSDSSVSREANFVETGSASAETTSPAIVPPNGEPKTSGLPSETSDAGSAYAPSPQHSLSPRLSSKLSGYHTPSDSFVDRQNDDVGENSLNVSSVDESSRSKDMNVKPDDDMSGIRSPSAFFKHPTHLVTPSEILMGVSSTEASVTTEDKRGRNADIQDVNNDARGTEVEVKEVSEARSTQNGEINYHEETANHTSESREQIFCSQASNLTARVRHPITEETVIPEDSMAYGQPLQVGDERGLDSRDVSANLPKSGSSSGLPQLVAENSKGKKQKAKNSQGPSLSSSNVANQAESVSEQCERLSNPMTDSLPQLLAMQETMNQIMVSQKEMQRQLSNAVTGPIVKEGKRLEVAIGRMIEKSSKSNADALLARFQEEAVKNEKALRDHAQQIVNATSNFMSKELNAMFEKTVKKEFATVGPSLARAATPVIEKTVSSAITESFQRGIGDKAVNQLDKSVITKLETTIARQIQAQFQTSGRQALQEGLRSSLESSVIPSFERACKAMFVQVDSTFQKGMAEHTSAAQQRFDSGHSQLAHTLKETISSASSVTQALNHELAESQRNRLALAAAGASSVGSNPLVTQLSNGPLGALLEKVEAPMDPTAELSRLISERKYEESFTSALQRSDVSIVSWLCSQVDLRGLLAMNPLPLSQGVLLSLLQQLSCDISKDTSRKLGWMTDVVAAINPSDQMIAVHARPIFEQVYQILHHQRNAAGSDITAVRLIMHVINSMLMSCK; from the exons ATGGCATCTTCACCCGGTAATACTAACCCTCacaatcctcctcctccgttcGATCTCAGTACTATCTTCAAACCTTCATCGAACCCTTACCCGGCGCCTCCGTCATCTTATCCTCCACCGGCGGGTCCTTTTCTTCACAGCCAGTATAATCAGCAACTCTACGCGCCGCCGAGTACCTCACCCCAACCATCGCCGGTGACTCTGACGCAACAGGATgtgtcttcctcttcctcggcGGCGACTAACTTGCTTCCGCAGAGAACGCTTTCTTATCCCACGCCACCTCTCAATCCCCAATCTCCCCGTGTTAATCACAATCCCGGAACGCACATCCTCGCTCTccttaacaacaacaacggagGCGCCGTGGCTAACCAAGAGCCTCCGCATCAGTTTCCGGTAGTGAATCACAACGAGATGGCTCGGTCTTTTCCTGGCGGTTCCGGTCCTATCCGTGTTCCCAGCTGTAAACTGCCTAAGGGAAGACGATTGGTTGGTGAACACGCTGTGTACGATGTGGACGTGAGATTACAGGGAGAGATTCAGCCACAGTTGGAGGTGACTCCGATTACTAAATACGGGTCGGATCCTCAGCTTGTCGTGGGTCGGCAAATCGCCGTGAATAAGGTCTACATATGCTATGGATTGAAAGGAGGAAACATTAGGGTTCTTAATATACACAGTGCTTTGAGGTCTTTGTTCAGAGGCCATTCTCAG AGAGTGACGGACATGGCTTTCTTTGCCGAAGATGTTGATCTCTTGGCTAG TGTTAGTCTAGATGGAAAAGTTTTCGTGTGGAAAATTTCTGAGGGATCTGAGAGAGATGATCAACCCCAGATAACTGGAAAGATAGTTTGTGCTCTTCAGATACTAGGAGAGCAAGACACCAAACATCCACGTGTTTGTTGGCACTGCCACAAACAG GAAATTTTGGTAGTTTCAATTGGTAAGCATGTGCTGCGAATTGATACTACAAAAGTTGGTAGAGGTGAAGTATTCTCTGCTGAGGCACCTCTCCAGTGTCCCCTTGATAAACTGATTGATGGTGTTCAGATTGTGGGCAAGCATGATGGGGAAGTTACAGATTTGTCAATGTGCCAATGGATGACCACGCGCctggtttcttcttctgttgatggCACG GTTAAGATATGGCAAGATAATAAGGCACAACCACTCGTAGTTTTGAGACCTCATGATGGACATCCAGTCAGCTCAGCCACATTTGTGACGTCCCCGGAAAGACCTGATCACATCATACTTATCACGGGG GGTCCTCTAAATCGAGAAATGAAAATCTGGGTCTCTGCTGGGGAAGAAGGGTGGCTTTTACCAGCTGATGCTGAATCATGGAGGTGTACCCAGACACTTGAATTGAAAAGTTCAACTGAGCCACGGGCTGAAGAGGCATTTTTTAACCAAGTAATAGCATTATCTGAAGCAGGCTTGCTTTTACTTGCAAACGCAAAAAGGAACGCCTTATATGCTGTGCATTTGGACTATGGTTATTCTCCAGTTGATTCTCGGATGGATTACCTGTCAGAGTTTACAGTCACTATGCCCATATTGAGTTTTATTGGGACAAATGATCCTCCAGAAGAGCCCATTGTTAAGGTTTATTGTGTTCAGACTCTAGCAATCCAGCAGTATACATTAGACTTATGCTTGTGCTTGCCACCTCCTACAGAGAATGTGGGTTTTGAGAAGTCAGATTCTAGTGTGTCACGGGAAGCAAATTTTGTTGAAA CGGGTTCTGCATCAGCGGAGACCACATCACCAGCAATTGTCCCCCCCAACGGTGAGCCTAAAACTTCTGGGCTGCCTTCTGAGACCAGTGATGCAGGTTCTGCGTATGCTCCTTCACCTCAACATTCTCTAAGTCCAAGACTATCAAGTAAACTTTCTGGCTATCACACTCcttctgattcttttgttgataGGCAAAATGATGATGTTGGAGAAAATAGTTTGAATGTATCTTCTGTCGACGAAAGCTCTAGAAGCAAAGACATGAATGTTAAACCTGATGATGATATGTCTGGGATTCGAAGCCCATCAGCTTTTTTTAAACACCCTACTCATCTCGTAACTCCTTCAGAGATATTGATGGGTGTTTCATCCACTGAAGCCTCCGTTACTACTGAAGACAAGAGGGGTAGAAATGCTGATATTCAGGACGTGAATAATGATGCAAGAGGCACAGAAGTTGAGGTCAAAGAAGTAAGTGAAGCACGGTCTACGCAGAATGGTGAAATCAACTATCATGAAGAAACTGCGAATCACACTTCAGAAAGTAGAGAACAAATTTTCTGCTCACAGGCTTCCAATCTCACAGCAAGAGTCCGCCATCCTATTACAGAGGAAACTGTCATTCCAGAGGACTCTATGGCATATGGACAACCTTTACAAGTTGGGGATGAAAGAGGTCTTGACTCAAGAGATGTGTCTGCAAACCTTCCCAAGTCGGGTTCATCTAGTGGGCTGCCACAGTTGGTAGCTGAAAATAGCAAAGGGAAGAAGCAGAAGGCCAAAAATTCACAGGGTCCCAGTTTGTCATCCTCAAATGTTGCTAATCAGGCTGAATCCGTCAGTGAGCAATGTGAGAGGTTAAGTAATCCCATGACAGATTCGCTTCCGCAGTTATTAGCTATGCAAGAAACGATGAATCAG ATAATGGTTTCACAGAAGGAGATGCAGAGGCAACTATCAAATGCTGTCACTGGCCCAATTGTAAAAGAAGGTAAAAGACTTGAAGTGGCTATAGGGAGAATGATAGAGAAATCCAGCAAGTCAAATGCTGATGCTTTATTGGCCCGCTTCCAAGAGGAGGCTGTTAAGAATGAAAAGGCATTACGTGACCATGCACAACAAATTGTGAATGCAACGTCAAACTTCATGAGCAAGGAGTTAAATGCCATGTTTGAGAAAACGGTGAAGAAGGAATTTGCTACCGTTGGTCCATCCCTAGCACGTGCAGCAACTCCAGTTATTGAAAAAACTGTTTCCTCTGCAATCACAGAATCCTTTCAG AGAGGAATTGGTGACAAAGCAGTTAATCAGCTTGATAAATCTGTTATTACAAAGCTTGAAACAACCATAGCCAGGCAAATTCAAGCCCAATTTCAGACGTCTGGTAGACAAGCCCTCCAG GAAGGTCTTAGGTCAAGTCTGGAATCTTCAGTCATACCGTCCTTTGAGAGAGCATGCAAGGCCATGTTTGTGCAAGTAGACTCAACCTTCCAGAAAGGGATGGCTGAGCACACAAGTGCAGCCCAGCAACGGTTCGACTCTGGACACTCCCAGCTTGCTCATACTCTGAAG GAAACCATTAGTTCTGCATCATCAGTTACTCAAGCCCTAAATCATGAATTAGCCGAGAGTCAAAGGAATCGCTTAGCTCTCGCAGCTGCTGGAGCTAGTTCTGTTGGATCAAATCCCTTGGTTACTCAACTAAGTAATGGACCTTTAGGTGCTCTTCTTGAAAAG GTTGAAGCGCCTATGGACCCAACAGCAGAACTCTCAAGGTTGATATCTGAACGCAAGTACGAAGAATCTTTCACTTCGGCACTACAAAGAAGCGATGTCTCTATAGTATCATGGCTTTGCTCACAg GTGGATCTTCGTGGACTACTGGCTATGAATCCGCTTCCGCTAAGCCAAGGCGTGCTTCTTTCACTGCTGCAGCAGCTATCTTGTGACATCAGCAAGGACACATCCCGTAAGCTAGGTTGGATGACTGATGTTGTTGCAGCCATAAACCCATCAGATCAGATGATTGCGGTCCACGCTCGTCCAATCTTTGAACAGGTTTATCAGATTTTGCACCACCAGCGTAACGCAGCAGGCAGCGACATCACTGCCGTCAGACTTATAATGCACGTGATCAACTCTATGCTTATGAGCTGCAAATGA
- the LOC104745572 gene encoding enhancer of mRNA-decapping protein 4-like isoform X1, protein MASSPGNTNPHNPPPPFDLSTIFKPSSNPYPAPPSSYPPPAGPFLHSQYNQQLYAPPSTSPQPSPVTLTQQDVSSSSSAATNLLPQRTLSYPTPPLNPQSPRVNHNPGTHILALLNNNNGGAVANQEPPHQFPVVNHNEMARSFPGGSGPIRVPSCKLPKGRRLVGEHAVYDVDVRLQGEIQPQLEVTPITKYGSDPQLVVGRQIAVNKVYICYGLKGGNIRVLNIHSALRSLFRGHSQRVTDMAFFAEDVDLLASVSLDGKVFVWKISEGSERDDQPQITGKIVCALQILGEQDTKHPRVCWHCHKQEILVVSIGKHVLRIDTTKVGRGEVFSAEAPLQCPLDKLIDGVQIVGKHDGEVTDLSMCQWMTTRLVSSSVDGTVKIWQDNKAQPLVVLRPHDGHPVSSATFVTSPERPDHIILITGGPLNREMKIWVSAGEEGWLLPADAESWRCTQTLELKSSTEPRAEEAFFNQVIALSEAGLLLLANAKRNALYAVHLDYGYSPVDSRMDYLSEFTVTMPILSFIGTNDPPEEPIVKVYCVQTLAIQQYTLDLCLCLPPPTENVGFEKSDSSVSREANFVESMFEPSGLKPTKLPSVNSVPKPSILVNRSESANTLNFPAGSASAETTSPAIVPPNGEPKTSGLPSETSDAGSAYAPSPQHSLSPRLSSKLSGYHTPSDSFVDRQNDDVGENSLNVSSVDESSRSKDMNVKPDDDMSGIRSPSAFFKHPTHLVTPSEILMGVSSTEASVTTEDKRGRNADIQDVNNDARGTEVEVKEVSEARSTQNGEINYHEETANHTSESREQIFCSQASNLTARVRHPITEETVIPEDSMAYGQPLQVGDERGLDSRDVSANLPKSGSSSGLPQLVAENSKGKKQKAKNSQGPSLSSSNVANQAESVSEQCERLSNPMTDSLPQLLAMQETMNQIMVSQKEMQRQLSNAVTGPIVKEGKRLEVAIGRMIEKSSKSNADALLARFQEEAVKNEKALRDHAQQIVNATSNFMSKELNAMFEKTVKKEFATVGPSLARAATPVIEKTVSSAITESFQRGIGDKAVNQLDKSVITKLETTIARQIQAQFQTSGRQALQEGLRSSLESSVIPSFERACKAMFVQVDSTFQKGMAEHTSAAQQRFDSGHSQLAHTLKETISSASSVTQALNHELAESQRNRLALAAAGASSVGSNPLVTQLSNGPLGALLEKVEAPMDPTAELSRLISERKYEESFTSALQRSDVSIVSWLCSQVDLRGLLAMNPLPLSQGVLLSLLQQLSCDISKDTSRKLGWMTDVVAAINPSDQMIAVHARPIFEQVYQILHHQRNAAGSDITAVRLIMHVINSMLMSCK, encoded by the exons ATGGCATCTTCACCCGGTAATACTAACCCTCacaatcctcctcctccgttcGATCTCAGTACTATCTTCAAACCTTCATCGAACCCTTACCCGGCGCCTCCGTCATCTTATCCTCCACCGGCGGGTCCTTTTCTTCACAGCCAGTATAATCAGCAACTCTACGCGCCGCCGAGTACCTCACCCCAACCATCGCCGGTGACTCTGACGCAACAGGATgtgtcttcctcttcctcggcGGCGACTAACTTGCTTCCGCAGAGAACGCTTTCTTATCCCACGCCACCTCTCAATCCCCAATCTCCCCGTGTTAATCACAATCCCGGAACGCACATCCTCGCTCTccttaacaacaacaacggagGCGCCGTGGCTAACCAAGAGCCTCCGCATCAGTTTCCGGTAGTGAATCACAACGAGATGGCTCGGTCTTTTCCTGGCGGTTCCGGTCCTATCCGTGTTCCCAGCTGTAAACTGCCTAAGGGAAGACGATTGGTTGGTGAACACGCTGTGTACGATGTGGACGTGAGATTACAGGGAGAGATTCAGCCACAGTTGGAGGTGACTCCGATTACTAAATACGGGTCGGATCCTCAGCTTGTCGTGGGTCGGCAAATCGCCGTGAATAAGGTCTACATATGCTATGGATTGAAAGGAGGAAACATTAGGGTTCTTAATATACACAGTGCTTTGAGGTCTTTGTTCAGAGGCCATTCTCAG AGAGTGACGGACATGGCTTTCTTTGCCGAAGATGTTGATCTCTTGGCTAG TGTTAGTCTAGATGGAAAAGTTTTCGTGTGGAAAATTTCTGAGGGATCTGAGAGAGATGATCAACCCCAGATAACTGGAAAGATAGTTTGTGCTCTTCAGATACTAGGAGAGCAAGACACCAAACATCCACGTGTTTGTTGGCACTGCCACAAACAG GAAATTTTGGTAGTTTCAATTGGTAAGCATGTGCTGCGAATTGATACTACAAAAGTTGGTAGAGGTGAAGTATTCTCTGCTGAGGCACCTCTCCAGTGTCCCCTTGATAAACTGATTGATGGTGTTCAGATTGTGGGCAAGCATGATGGGGAAGTTACAGATTTGTCAATGTGCCAATGGATGACCACGCGCctggtttcttcttctgttgatggCACG GTTAAGATATGGCAAGATAATAAGGCACAACCACTCGTAGTTTTGAGACCTCATGATGGACATCCAGTCAGCTCAGCCACATTTGTGACGTCCCCGGAAAGACCTGATCACATCATACTTATCACGGGG GGTCCTCTAAATCGAGAAATGAAAATCTGGGTCTCTGCTGGGGAAGAAGGGTGGCTTTTACCAGCTGATGCTGAATCATGGAGGTGTACCCAGACACTTGAATTGAAAAGTTCAACTGAGCCACGGGCTGAAGAGGCATTTTTTAACCAAGTAATAGCATTATCTGAAGCAGGCTTGCTTTTACTTGCAAACGCAAAAAGGAACGCCTTATATGCTGTGCATTTGGACTATGGTTATTCTCCAGTTGATTCTCGGATGGATTACCTGTCAGAGTTTACAGTCACTATGCCCATATTGAGTTTTATTGGGACAAATGATCCTCCAGAAGAGCCCATTGTTAAGGTTTATTGTGTTCAGACTCTAGCAATCCAGCAGTATACATTAGACTTATGCTTGTGCTTGCCACCTCCTACAGAGAATGTGGGTTTTGAGAAGTCAGATTCTAGTGTGTCACGGGAAGCAAATTTTGTTGAAAGTATGTTTGAACCATCTGGACTGAAACCTACCAAATTACCATCAGTTAATTCAGTGCCTAAACCATCTATTTTAGTGAATAGATCGGAAAGTGCTAATACGTTGAATTTTCCAGCGGGTTCTGCATCAGCGGAGACCACATCACCAGCAATTGTCCCCCCCAACGGTGAGCCTAAAACTTCTGGGCTGCCTTCTGAGACCAGTGATGCAGGTTCTGCGTATGCTCCTTCACCTCAACATTCTCTAAGTCCAAGACTATCAAGTAAACTTTCTGGCTATCACACTCcttctgattcttttgttgataGGCAAAATGATGATGTTGGAGAAAATAGTTTGAATGTATCTTCTGTCGACGAAAGCTCTAGAAGCAAAGACATGAATGTTAAACCTGATGATGATATGTCTGGGATTCGAAGCCCATCAGCTTTTTTTAAACACCCTACTCATCTCGTAACTCCTTCAGAGATATTGATGGGTGTTTCATCCACTGAAGCCTCCGTTACTACTGAAGACAAGAGGGGTAGAAATGCTGATATTCAGGACGTGAATAATGATGCAAGAGGCACAGAAGTTGAGGTCAAAGAAGTAAGTGAAGCACGGTCTACGCAGAATGGTGAAATCAACTATCATGAAGAAACTGCGAATCACACTTCAGAAAGTAGAGAACAAATTTTCTGCTCACAGGCTTCCAATCTCACAGCAAGAGTCCGCCATCCTATTACAGAGGAAACTGTCATTCCAGAGGACTCTATGGCATATGGACAACCTTTACAAGTTGGGGATGAAAGAGGTCTTGACTCAAGAGATGTGTCTGCAAACCTTCCCAAGTCGGGTTCATCTAGTGGGCTGCCACAGTTGGTAGCTGAAAATAGCAAAGGGAAGAAGCAGAAGGCCAAAAATTCACAGGGTCCCAGTTTGTCATCCTCAAATGTTGCTAATCAGGCTGAATCCGTCAGTGAGCAATGTGAGAGGTTAAGTAATCCCATGACAGATTCGCTTCCGCAGTTATTAGCTATGCAAGAAACGATGAATCAG ATAATGGTTTCACAGAAGGAGATGCAGAGGCAACTATCAAATGCTGTCACTGGCCCAATTGTAAAAGAAGGTAAAAGACTTGAAGTGGCTATAGGGAGAATGATAGAGAAATCCAGCAAGTCAAATGCTGATGCTTTATTGGCCCGCTTCCAAGAGGAGGCTGTTAAGAATGAAAAGGCATTACGTGACCATGCACAACAAATTGTGAATGCAACGTCAAACTTCATGAGCAAGGAGTTAAATGCCATGTTTGAGAAAACGGTGAAGAAGGAATTTGCTACCGTTGGTCCATCCCTAGCACGTGCAGCAACTCCAGTTATTGAAAAAACTGTTTCCTCTGCAATCACAGAATCCTTTCAG AGAGGAATTGGTGACAAAGCAGTTAATCAGCTTGATAAATCTGTTATTACAAAGCTTGAAACAACCATAGCCAGGCAAATTCAAGCCCAATTTCAGACGTCTGGTAGACAAGCCCTCCAG GAAGGTCTTAGGTCAAGTCTGGAATCTTCAGTCATACCGTCCTTTGAGAGAGCATGCAAGGCCATGTTTGTGCAAGTAGACTCAACCTTCCAGAAAGGGATGGCTGAGCACACAAGTGCAGCCCAGCAACGGTTCGACTCTGGACACTCCCAGCTTGCTCATACTCTGAAG GAAACCATTAGTTCTGCATCATCAGTTACTCAAGCCCTAAATCATGAATTAGCCGAGAGTCAAAGGAATCGCTTAGCTCTCGCAGCTGCTGGAGCTAGTTCTGTTGGATCAAATCCCTTGGTTACTCAACTAAGTAATGGACCTTTAGGTGCTCTTCTTGAAAAG GTTGAAGCGCCTATGGACCCAACAGCAGAACTCTCAAGGTTGATATCTGAACGCAAGTACGAAGAATCTTTCACTTCGGCACTACAAAGAAGCGATGTCTCTATAGTATCATGGCTTTGCTCACAg GTGGATCTTCGTGGACTACTGGCTATGAATCCGCTTCCGCTAAGCCAAGGCGTGCTTCTTTCACTGCTGCAGCAGCTATCTTGTGACATCAGCAAGGACACATCCCGTAAGCTAGGTTGGATGACTGATGTTGTTGCAGCCATAAACCCATCAGATCAGATGATTGCGGTCCACGCTCGTCCAATCTTTGAACAGGTTTATCAGATTTTGCACCACCAGCGTAACGCAGCAGGCAGCGACATCACTGCCGTCAGACTTATAATGCACGTGATCAACTCTATGCTTATGAGCTGCAAATGA